A single Ziziphus jujuba cultivar Dongzao chromosome 11, ASM3175591v1 DNA region contains:
- the LOC107432578 gene encoding putative pentatricopeptide repeat-containing protein At3g15200, translated as MFSRFQGIRILSRENYIRLNFKFEFQSRSFHSHRPILHYFSCFARVQDFLSPKNQKPEKNLKESEFVHNAANNMDSGKDPDDQTAIFVQNIIRFRRDKSTEEIEGALDRCGLLLTENLVLNVLRRHSSDWKPAYLFFNWVRKGGGGNGYSPGSDAYNEILDILGRMRRFEELTQVLEKMSNRRGLVSEMTYGILLRRYAAAHEVEKAIDFFRRRKELGLELDLVAFQTLLMWLCRYKHVEVAETLFYSELNEFRPDIKTMNIILNGWCVRANVREAKRFWNDIIKSKCQPDLFTYGTFINSLTKKGKLGSAMKLFRAMWDKGCNPDVTICNCVIDALCFKKRIPEALEVLKEMNEKGCLPNVMTYNSLIKHLCKIRRMEKVYELLDEMEQKKGSCLPNAVTYSFLLKSLKKPEEVPSLLERMERNGCRMTGDMYNLVLKLYMEWDCREKVRYTWDEMERNGLGPDQRSYTIMIHGLYDKGRKDNALRFFREMTSKGMLPEPRTEILVNSS; from the coding sequence ATGTTTTCCAGATTCCAAGGGATAAGAATCCTTTCCCGGGAAAATTACATCCGActgaatttcaaatttgaattccaaTCCAGAAGCTTTCATTCTCACCGACCCATTTTGCACTACTTTTCCTGCTTCGCCAGAGTTCAAGATTTTCTTTCCCCTAAGAACCAGAAGCCTGAAAAAAACTTGAAGGAGTCGGAGTTTGTTCACAATGCTGCAAATAACATGGATTCTGGAAAAGACCCAGATGATCAAACGGCCATTTTCGTCCAAAACATCATCAGATTTCGAAGGGACAAATCGACGGAGGAGATTGAGGGAGCTCTTGATCGTTGCGGGCTTCTTTTGACAGAGAATTTGGTCTTAAATGTGCTTCGGAGGCATAGCTCTGATTGGAAACCAGCTTATTTATTCTTCAACTGGGTTCGTAAAGGAGGCGGAGGGAATGGGTATTCACCAGGATCCGATGCTTACAATGAGATCCTTGACATTCTTGGAAGAATGCGGCGTTTCGAGGAACTGACCCAAGTGCTCGAGAAAATGTCTAACAGAAGGGGATTAGTCAGTGAAATGACATATGGGATTTTGCTTAGAAGATATGCGGCTGCACATGAGGTGGAGAAAGCAATTGATTTTTTCCGCAGGAGGAAAGAGTTGGGTCTTGAGCTTGACTTAGTTGCATTTCAAACTCTTTTGATGTGGTTATGCCGGTATAAGCACGTAGAAGTTGCAGAAACCTTGTTTTACTCTGAGTTGAATGAGTTTCGGCCTGATATAAAGACAATGAATATCATTCTTAATGGTTGGTGTGTACGTGCAAATGTACGTGAGGCAAAACGGTTTTGGAATGATATAATCAAATCTAAATGCCAGCCTGATCTGTTTACATATGGGACTTTCATTAATTCACTGACCAAGAAAGGAAAATTGGGTTCAGCAATGAAGTTGTTTCGAGCCATGTGGGATAAGGGCTGCAACCCAGATGTAACAATCTGCAATTGTGTCATCGATGCACTTTGTTTCAAGAAGAGGATTCCTGAAGCCCTGGAAGTTTTAAAGGAAATGAATGAGAAGGGTTGTCTGCCAAATGTTATGACATACAACTCGCTGATCAAGCACCTGTGTAAAATCCGGCGGATGGAAAAGGTCTATGAGCTTTTAGATGAAATGGAGCAGAAGAAAGGGAGTTGTTTGCCTAATGCTGTGACTTATAGTTTCTTGCTCAAGTCGTTGAAGAAACCAGAGGAAGTTCCAAGTCTCTTGGAGAGGATGGAGAGAAATGGATGCAGGATGACTGGTGACATGTACAATCTGGTGTTGAAGTTGTATATGGAATGGGATTGTCGAGAAAAAGTTAGATACACTTGGGATGAGATGGAGAGAAATGGGTTAGGACCAGACCAGCGATCTTATACCATTATGATTCATGGGTTGTATGACAAGGGAAGGAAGGACAATGCTTTGCGTTTTTTTAGGGAGATGACATCGAAGGGAATGCTACCGGAGCCTAGGACTGAGATATTGGTGAACTCTTCTTGA